tccatactttAGAGAagccctataaatgtaatgaatgtgggaaagcgtTCAGCAAACACTCCTACCTTAATCAACATCAGAATGTTCATACTGGAAAGAAACctcataaatgtaatgaatgtgggaaaaacTTCAGTCAGAGGGGACACCTcactgaacatcagagaattcattctggagagaaaccttacaaGTGTAACGAATGTGGGAAGGCCTTTGGCCAGAAGGCACATCTTACTGAACATCTGAGAATTCATACTGGTGAAAAACCTTATCAGTGCAGTCAATGTAGAAAAGCTTTTAGCCAGAACTCATCTCTCATTCTACATcggagaattcatactggagagagacCTTttgagtgtaatgaatgtggaaaagccttcagccaaAAAGGACATCTTACACAACATaggagaattcacactggagaaaaactcTTTGAATGCAGTGAATGTGGGAAATCTTTCAGCCATGGATCATCCTTTACTtatcatcagagaattcacactggtgagaaaccatatgaatgtaatgaatgtgggaaagcctttagcCAGAATTCATCCCTCACTCTACATTatagaattcatactggagagaaaccctttgaatgtaatgaatgtggaaaagcctttagGCAGAGGGGAAATCTTACTGAACATATGAGAACTCATTTGGGAGGAAAATCCCTTTAGTGTCCTGGGGGTGAGAAAGCCTTCAGTCATGAAGTGAGAAGTTACTAAGCTCTGGAGAAGTCACACCCGTGAAGAACCTCAGTGAAATGATTGAATGAGGGTCATCGGCATCAGCTATCAGGCCATTTCTAACCTCTGATAATTCATACTAAAGAGAGAGCCCTGTGAACGTGTCGACCATGGGAAAACCTTTAGGATCACGCATCAGAGACTGCGTGCTGGAGCTTCCTTCCATGTAGGGATGCTACAAGGAAAGCTTGAAGAATTAGTAGAGGATagggactggatctgtgatttcattggtatgatgAGCGCCTGAATGAGTTCGCTCCTCGACTCGTACAAGTCAGCCCCTCCTCTGCAACTCACAGTGTTTGCTGGTTTCTTGGGGCCCTGCAAGGTTGGGGGGCTCACCTGGGGTCACAAAGCCAGTGTGTATCTGGGGGGAAccagaatccaggtcttcctggtttcCAGCCAGCATTCATCTTTACACTACACCACACAGGGAGGGTAAAGATCTATGGTTTGTGACCATCTATAATTTGTTGGTCATCCAtcttttctgtctcctctcttctGTTAGCCACATTACTTGCCATTGGGTAACTGCAGAGTCAACTGTGGTGAACCCAGCATGTAGGCTAGTTCAGGAGCTGCAGTCGTGCCTAAGCCATTACAGTGTTCTTTAGCAAACTGGTTTATCTTGTAATAACTTGTTAGAACAGAAGAGAAATAACCTTAGCTGGCTTCCCTGCTTGGGGGGTGTCTTTGTATGTGTTcacttttgtgtttgtatgtatgtgtgtatatgtgtggggAGAAATTGCTTAGATACTGCTTATATATGggagatgaaaatattttcccccgGGCCTACATGGGTCTGGTTTAATTGTCCTGCCCTGAAGCATCTAGAGTCAGAACTGGGAAGGCCTTTAAATTAGATCACTGTTACCAGTGGTAATTAAGAATGGGGCTGAGAACAAAGGAGTGTCTTGTATACTACTTCCTGAAGCTAGAAGAGATGGAAGTTTCAAGGAGAAACCGGTATGAGAGAGAATCTAGGAGCTTTAAGCATAACTAATAGGATCTATGATTAGGAGTTATTGGAATGACCCTGGGTCTGCAGTTAATCTGCATGTGTTCAAGGCCACTCTAAATGATGTCAAGGCATAGATTATTATTAGGTTCAGTTTTTGGTGGGCACAAGATTTTTATTAGTCACCTGTACACGGGGTTCTGGTGCCTGATAGGCTTTGATGGGCTTGCAAATCTGCAGCAGAAGCAAAGCCTTATTAGAGAATTTtattctgctatccacttacTCTTCCTCTTGATTTTTCCTTAAGTTCCTCCCTAAAATACTCTATATTCCCACCCAATCACCCATCCCTATGTGCTCCATTACAGCCTTGTACTTTTTGGTTCATCTTGAAATAAAGCACAATGTCTTGATCTTAGAAATAGTCCCCATGCCCAAATAACACCTTTgctccattttccctttttttcttataccTCTGAATATCCAGggcaatagtaatagtaataactgATGTTTGTCATGCTCTCAAATGTTCAGAGAGAGCTTTGCACACAATCATCTCACATGAGCCTCACAACACCACCACAATAGCACTCTAGCTCCCAGTACGTAGATCCCCACCCCCTCAGCAGtaatcaaaatacaaaaaaagccaCATCATTCCACCTTGGGTTTGCGACTCCATAATAAAGCAGGCCAGGAGCAAGAAGCGAAACCAGTCTCTGGAAGTGAATATTACTTTAATCCTGAGCACTAGAGGTCTTCTTTGAATCCCACCCCTGCTATTTATGACCTTGGCTAGGATACTTTACCTtaataggcctcagtttccccttaaGTAATATGAGGGGGTTGGTATAGCTGGACTcaagctcccttccagctctaaatctatgattttatgaagcTTTTCCCCTTTATTCTATCAGCCCCTCATGTAAATTGGAAAGGTACTGGGATCATCTCTT
This sequence is a window from Sminthopsis crassicaudata isolate SCR6 chromosome 1, ASM4859323v1, whole genome shotgun sequence. Protein-coding genes within it:
- the LOC141564781 gene encoding uncharacterized protein LOC141564781 isoform X5, producing the protein MLENYRNLVSLGLPVFKPDVISQLERGEAPWTPEVPRSTCSGSFSQETKWENKDSTPKPEFCIGEPYKEFQLPQDGYWDFKLGSSWEYDVRLEGDSDNQEGQPRQVVFIPRKGSSKVNVNEGNAYGFSLGSILDPQQLFATGKNLHQCDMLEKSFKQFSELIKWNRISLGKKLFKYNKCRKPRGYHLDLVQYDGVHIGEKLYECNECGKAFNWITHLTEHQRIHTLEKPYKCNECGKAFSKHSYLNQHQNVHTGKKPHKCNECGKNFSQRGHLTEHQRIHSGEKPYKCNECGKAFGQKAHLTEHLRIHTGEKPYQCSQCRKAFSQNSSLILHRRIHTGERPFECNECGKAFSQKGHLTQHRRIHTGEKLFECSECGKSFSHGSSFTYHQRIHTGEKPYECNECGKAFSQNSSLTLHYRIHTGEKPFECNECGKAFRQRGNLTEHMRTHLGGKSL